In Desulfomonilia bacterium, one genomic interval encodes:
- a CDS encoding right-handed parallel beta-helix repeat-containing protein — MKPAKKVLCFTVLVLVSFVISCSSGGSDCNCSCTREYWVSPGGSDTGTGDSNDPFLTIAHARDVIRAGTDKGVCNINVNIKGGLYRLTEPLVFTYEDSGASGAEITYKAAAGEAPVISGAVQVSGWTLHDAVLNIWQAQTNVNTSTLPRQLYVNGVRATRARTVDYPNYYTPASTGYTYSYTTGTDPQIPPVWENPTSVEAVTATQWKMMRCPVAQINGGSEVVMQNPCWANANVFPEPWNFHLLSWWENAYEFLDQPGEWYLNPVTKILYYIPLNGQDMSTADVELPVLETLLSVTGDALAPVHHINFKGITFEYATWLGPNTSDGYVADQSGFVLKGAGHPSNLIGHDPNTVRTPGNLSFIYAQNITFENNTVQHMGAAGVDFASGSQNNQIINNTISDISSTGIQLGGNTYEDARPTTDSGLTKDNFISNNLIEYTGREFWDAAGIYIGFTTRSTVEHNDINHTSWSGIAIGWGWALLDPGGFVGVPGGTPNMWGTFTTPTAATGNLILHNHIQYFLERLWDGGAIYSTGFQGTCMEDGQLIAYNVAENKRTLAGGNTFYTDGGSRYVTLLENVSLNNPQGFVNLGPCGKSSSFTGICWATDIVPYGEDMGGCCPYGDLDFLQNYLRDSLDFYDICENTCYPNFPVGMSFIDNVKVSNSSDVPSAILSQAGRQQVSNSGSEDWLVLLFKPQISGL, encoded by the coding sequence ATGAAACCGGCAAAAAAAGTCCTGTGTTTTACAGTCCTGGTGCTCGTGTCTTTCGTTATATCCTGCTCATCGGGTGGCAGCGACTGCAACTGCTCCTGTACCAGGGAATACTGGGTCTCTCCGGGCGGGAGCGATACGGGAACAGGCGATTCGAACGATCCCTTCCTGACAATTGCACACGCGCGCGACGTTATCCGTGCCGGAACCGATAAAGGAGTCTGCAACATAAATGTGAACATCAAGGGAGGCTTATACCGTCTTACCGAACCTCTTGTCTTTACTTATGAGGATTCAGGCGCAAGCGGAGCAGAGATAACCTATAAGGCAGCCGCCGGAGAGGCTCCTGTGATCTCGGGAGCTGTTCAAGTAAGTGGATGGACATTGCACGATGCTGTCCTTAACATCTGGCAGGCCCAGACGAATGTGAATACGAGCACTTTGCCCAGACAGCTTTATGTAAACGGCGTCCGCGCCACCCGTGCACGCACAGTGGATTATCCGAACTACTATACGCCTGCCTCAACCGGTTACACATACTCCTATACAACCGGGACCGATCCGCAGATACCGCCTGTATGGGAAAACCCTACTTCTGTCGAAGCGGTAACCGCCACTCAGTGGAAGATGATGCGCTGCCCGGTTGCACAGATAAACGGCGGTAGCGAGGTCGTAATGCAGAACCCGTGCTGGGCGAACGCCAATGTATTTCCCGAACCGTGGAATTTTCATCTGCTTTCCTGGTGGGAGAACGCCTATGAATTTCTGGATCAGCCGGGCGAATGGTACCTGAACCCGGTCACGAAAATACTTTACTATATTCCGCTTAACGGCCAGGACATGAGCACCGCCGATGTGGAACTGCCTGTACTTGAGACACTGCTTTCCGTCACAGGAGATGCATTAGCCCCGGTGCACCACATCAATTTTAAAGGGATTACCTTCGAATATGCGACATGGCTCGGCCCCAACACCTCGGACGGTTATGTCGCGGACCAGAGCGGTTTTGTCCTGAAAGGGGCCGGACATCCGAGCAACTTAATCGGCCATGATCCAAACACAGTGCGCACACCAGGCAATTTGAGCTTTATCTATGCGCAGAACATCACTTTCGAAAATAACACCGTCCAACATATGGGCGCGGCCGGTGTCGATTTTGCTTCGGGAAGCCAGAACAACCAGATCATAAACAATACCATCAGTGATATTTCCTCCACTGGAATACAGCTCGGCGGCAATACATACGAGGATGCGCGTCCGACGACAGATTCAGGACTTACGAAGGATAATTTTATATCGAACAATCTGATTGAATACACAGGCCGGGAATTCTGGGACGCGGCCGGCATTTATATCGGCTTTACCACGCGAAGCACCGTTGAACACAACGACATCAATCATACCTCATGGTCAGGCATAGCCATCGGTTGGGGCTGGGCCCTGCTTGATCCGGGCGGGTTCGTCGGCGTACCCGGCGGCACGCCGAATATGTGGGGGACCTTTACCACGCCTACTGCTGCAACAGGTAACCTGATTTTGCACAACCATATTCAATATTTCCTTGAAAGGTTGTGGGACGGAGGCGCCATTTACAGCACCGGCTTTCAGGGAACCTGCATGGAAGACGGCCAGTTGATCGCATACAACGTCGCTGAAAACAAACGCACCCTTGCAGGCGGAAACACCTTTTATACCGACGGCGGCAGCCGTTATGTGACGCTGCTTGAAAACGTGTCTCTGAACAATCCCCAGGGATTTGTCAATCTGGGCCCATGCGGGAAATCCTCGTCTTTTACGGGAATCTGTTGGGCTACTGACATCGTGCCTTACGGGGAAGACATGGGCGGATGCTGCCCTTACGGTGACCTTGACTTTTTGCAGAACTACCTCAGAGACTCGCTTGATTTTTATGACATCTGCGAGAATACTTGTTATCCGAACTTTCCCGTGGGCATGTCATTCATCGATAATGTAAAGGTCTCGAACAGCAGCGATGTTCCGTCGGCGATACTCAGCCAGGCAGGACGGCAGCAGGTATCAAACTCCGGTTCGGAAGACTGGCTTGTTTTACTGTTCAAGCCTCAGATAAGCGGCTTGTGA